The Lewinella sp. 4G2 nucleotide sequence GATACCGGGGACGGGAGTGTACTTCGTATATCCCTCATCCAGTGCCACCTTTGCGGCTTCTTTGATGTGCTCCGGCGTATCAAAATCGGGCTCCCCGAGGCTGAGGCTGATCACATCGTGGCCCTGCGCTTTGACTTCACGGCCGAGGGCCGCCATTTTAAGGGTGGCCGATTCGGTCATGTTCAGGACGGTGTCCGACAGGGGGGAAGTCTTCGTTGCCATGCGGCGGGTAATTTGGGGGTGGTAAATAATTAGCGTAAAGGTACCCAGACGCCAAATTATCCCCACGATAATGTTACCGCTTTGTCCGGTTGCTAGTTGCGTTTGCTAGTGCCAGCTAAAGCGGTGAGATTAAATCCATTTCCAAGATGCGCTCATGGCTCCCGCTCCTTTTGACGGTGGGCGACAGTACTAAAGCGGGGAAAGACAGTACCTTCGTAGGAAGACCGACCCACTATGATTCGCTTACTCACGTTCTTTGCCGCCGCCTTACTATTCACCGCTTGCATTGGTGAAGATGTATTAGATGACTACGTGCAACCTACCATCCGGTTGGCAGACTTCCCGGATACCCTAGAGGCAGGAACCTCATTCCAGTTGTCAACGCGTTTCTTCAATAACGTGGGCGCCGAGGAGCAGGCAGACGCTACCTGGTCCACCGGCGACGAAACGATTCTCACCGTTGATCAGACAGGCTTAGCCACCGGAATTACCGAAGGCTCAACTACCGTCACGGCATCCTACACGGACGTGCAATTTGGTGAGACTGCAACGGTGACCGAAACCATGATCGTGGGCGCTTCCACGGTTATCATTGACGAACCAGAAGTCCGGACCGGTACCATTGCTACTACGAGTAGCTACAAACTCACCGGCAACTTCACCCTTTCGGAAACTGAGGACGAAGGACTCCAACTCACGTTCGCCGACGACTACGATGCGGACCGTGGTCTTCCCGGACTCTACGCCTACCTCAGTAATAATCCCCGCAGCCGGGCCGGCGCGTACGAAATTGGAAAGGTGGAGATCTTCCGAGGCGCGCATACGTATGACATCGCTGGTGTCGACATCAACGATTTTAAGTACGTGCTTTACTTCTGTAAGCCGTTTGATGTTGAGGTGGGTTCGGGGTTGATTGAGGAGTAGTTGCGAGTTGCGAGTTGCGAGTTGCGAGTTGCGAGTTGCGAAGTTGCGAGTTGCGAGTTGCGAGTTGCGAGTTGCGAGTTGCGAAAAATAAATTCTCTGTTGCTCAAATCGAAAATCTAGCCTCTAAAGTCTCCTATTATTTCCGCCCCGTTCCCTTAAAGTGGTCCTCCTTTCTCCGGAAGAGTACGTTGAAGCTCGTCAGCGAACCATAGATGCGAGTGATGTAC carries:
- a CDS encoding Ig-like domain-containing protein, which produces MIRLLTFFAAALLFTACIGEDVLDDYVQPTIRLADFPDTLEAGTSFQLSTRFFNNVGAEEQADATWSTGDETILTVDQTGLATGITEGSTTVTASYTDVQFGETATVTETMIVGASTVIIDEPEVRTGTIATTSSYKLTGNFTLSETEDEGLQLTFADDYDADRGLPGLYAYLSNNPRSRAGAYEIGKVEIFRGAHTYDIAGVDINDFKYVLYFCKPFDVEVGSGLIEE